The Pelagibacterium halotolerans B2 nucleotide sequence GGCAGAAGATCTCAGCTACGCCGCCAATTTCATCCAGTCGCGCAATTTCCGGGCGTTCGAGACCTATATCGTTTCAACTCTCATCTATCTGATGCTGTCCATCGTTTTGCGGCAGATTCTCTCGGGCGTGGGCATGACCCTGTTTCCCAAACGAAGGGCCGTGCGATGATCGAGTTCACCTTATGGGACATATTGCGCAACCTGCTCCTGGCCGCGCGCTGGACGATCCTGCTCTCGCTGGTTTCCTTCATTGGCGGGGGCATTGTGGGCCCGCTCGTGATGTTCATGCGCATAAGCGCCAACAGGGCCGTCTCAACCCTGGCGCGCGGATATATCGAGCTCTTCCAGGGCACGCCCCTGCTGATGCAGCTGTTTCTGGCGTTTTTCGGCCTGGCCTTGCTGGGCTATACGATCCCTGCCTGGGCCGCCGCTGGCGTCGCGCTGGTTCTGTGGACTGCATCGTTTCTGGCCGAGATCTGGCGCGGCTGCGTCGAAGCCATCGCAAAAGGGCAGTGGGAAGCATCTGCCAGTCTGGGCATGGGCCGGATCGAACAATTGCGCCACGTCATCCTGCCCCAGGCCACCCGGATCGCCATTCCGCCGACCGTTGGCTTTTCCGTTCAGGTCGTTAAAGGCACCGCGCTTACATCCATTATCGGTTTTGTCGAATTGACCAAGGCCGGCACCGCCGTAACCAACGCCACCTTCCAGCCCTTCCTGGTCTATGGGCTGGTTGCGCTGATCTATTTTGCGCTGTGCTGGCCGCTCTCGAAATCCAGCCAGATCCTCGAAAGGAAGTTCAATGTCGCTCATAACCATCACTGATGTGAAAAAGCGCTTTGGCGACAACGAGGTCCTCAAGGGCATAAGCCTCGACATTGAACGCGGCGAAGTGGTCGCCATCATCGGCAAGTCAGGGTCCGGAAAATCGACGCTGCTGCGGTGCATCAACGGGCTTGAGCAGATCAATGACGGCGCGATCACTGTGGGTGGTGAGCAACTCCTGCCCGGCGAGGCCGCGCTCAAGGCGCTGCGGCTCAAGATCGGCATGATCTTCCAGTCCTTCAATCTGTTCCCGCACTTGACCGCCGGCCGCAATGTCGTGCTGAGCCAGACGGTGGTCAAGAAAACTCCCAGGGCCGAAGCAGAAGAAGTGGCACGCCAAATGCTCGACCGCGTCGGGCTTTTGCACAAATACGACGCCTATCCCGACGAACTCTCGGGCGGTCAGCAACAGCGCGTGGCGATTGCCCGGGCGTTGGCCATGCAGCCGCTGGGGCTGTTGTGCGACGAAATCACCTCAGCCCTCGACCCAGAACTGGTCAATGAAGTGCTCGCCGTGGTCAAGGAGCTGGCGGCGGAGGGCATGACGCTGGTCATGGTCACCCACGAAATGCGCTTTGCGCGCGACGTATGCGACAGGGTCGTGTTCATGCACCAGGGCCTGGTGCACGAAATGGGACCGCCCAACGATGTGTTTTCAGCCCCGAAAACGTCCGAGCTCAAGCAGTTCCTTGGCATGCTCTAGGCCGGGGGCCATGACTAACAGGCTGTAAATCCAGAGCATAAAACACGCTTAAAAACTGCGCGGCAATTTTTCTATCGGGGCAATTGCCGCCCCCTATCGTGGTCTCCGTCGGGGAGATCACGATAATGAAAAACAAATCGATCCTTATTTCGGGCCTTGTCGCCCTCATCGCATCCATCGGGACCGCCGCGCCCACGCTCGCTCAGGACGGTCGTCTCGAGCTGGCCTATGCCGAAGTTTCGGCTGGCACGACCTCCATTCCGGTCGGTCATATGGAATTCTGTCAGAAGCGCCCCTATGAATGCCAGCCCATGGCTGCGGCGGCACCTGCGGCGCTCAACGATAATCTGTGGCGCCAGCTTCAGGACGTCAACAACCACTACAACACCACGATAACCGCCGTGAGCGACGACGAGCTTTACGGCACCGAGGAATTCTGGACCTATCCCACATCGGGCTATGGCGATTGCGAGGATTTCGTCCTTGCCAAGCGCGCCGCGCTGATCGAGGGCGGCTGGAACCCGGCCAATCTGCTGATCTCGGTGGTCAAGCAGCCCAATGGCGAGGGCCATGCGGTTCTGATGGTTCGCACCGACCGCGGCGACCTGGTGCTCGACAACCAGGAAGGGCTCATCAAGCTCTGGACCGACACCCCTTACGCCTACATCAAGCGCCAGTCGCAGGCCCATGCCGGCCAGTGGGTCGATATCCTCGATGGCCGCGACGAGATCGTGACGGCCACAGCGACGGCGGGCCACTGAACAAAAGCGCCCGCCCGCAAACGCGATCGATACGCCAATGGCGCATCCGATATCACTCCCCGACAGGAGTGTTCACTGAGCCGGCATTCCTCCCCGAATGCCGGCATTTTTCTTTCAGGCGCAATGGACGCATTTGGGCGTTGCAGGATCGACCGCCAGCCGCTTCTCGCCGATGAATTCGCCGCAATCGACGCAATAGCCGAATTCACCGTCGCCCATTCGCAGCAGAGCCTGTTCGGTCCGCACTTTTTGCAGTTTCAGCCGCTCTTGGACTGCCCGGGCCATCGCCTGGCGCTGCATGGCATCCATGCGCGACAGGCGCCCGACACTCTGCTGGTCCAGCTCCACCGGCCCGCGCTCGTCAGCAGAGCGTTCGAGCTGGGCCGCGAGATCGGCCAGATCGGCCTCCAACCGCGGCCGAAAGCGACGCTCGAGTTCCGCGCTGTCGGGCTCGGTCATCGACCCTACCTGAACAGAAGGACAGGAATTTTGCAGGAGCGGATCATTTCCGAGGTGGTCGAGCCGATAAACAGGCTCCTGATGCGCGAATGGCCATAAGCGCCCATGACCAGAAGATCGACGCCGCCCTGCTCCACCACCTGGGCGATGACGGTTTCGGGCTGTCCCGCCTGAATGTCGGCTGTCACCTCAAGACCGGCAGCGATGAGCTTGGCTTTGGCGCTTTCGAGTTTCGCCCAGGCCTCCCCGCTCTCATTGCCGACGGTAAGGAGCCGGATCGACAAGCCCGCAAAAATCGGGCTGCTGGCGACATAATCGACGGCCTTCATTGCACTCGGCCCGCCATCGAAGGCAACGAGGACGGAGCCGATATCGGCAAAGCTCCTTGCCGCAACGAATACGGGACGCTTGGACGACCGGGAGACGCGCTCGAGATTTGATCCCAGATGCATCTTGGCGAAATCGGCACCTTCGCCCCGCTTGCCAATGACCAGCAACTCGGCATCTGCCTCCAGATCGCCAAGCGTCTCGACGATATCGCCATTCATCAGGCGGGTCGTGACCGCCGGAGCGCCTCCCTGATTCAAGATGGCCTGCGCATCCTCAAGGATCGCCCTGCCCTTTTGTTGAGACAGCTTGGCCCGACGTTCGTCGAGTTCGGCAAGATCGGCCAGCAACGCTGAGCGCGCGCCAAGCGCGATCGATCCGCTCAGATCGGTGACCGGCACGTCCCGGCGGCCAAGCACATGCAACACCTCGACCGGTTTTCCGGCACGTCTTGCCAGCCACGCAGCATTTTCGCAGACACTCTTGGAGTAGATCGACCCATCGACCAGCGCGATAAGTTTGTTTCCCATTATAGCCTCCCTAATGTGCCATCAGCTTGTCGATGGCGCCCGGCTTGTCGTGGACAGCCAGCTTGTCGACGATCGTTTCGCTGGCTTCGTTCAAACCGACGATTTCGACGGTCGCTCCCTCGCGGCGGAACTTGAGCACCGCCATGTCCAGCGCGGCCACGCTCGAAATATCCCAGATATGGGCACGGCTGACGTCGATGGTGACCGTTTCGAGTACCTCCTTGAAGTTGAAGGCTGCCATGAAATCGTCCGCCGAGGCAAAGAACAATTGCCCCTCAATCACATAGGTGCGGTGACGGCCATCCTCGGAAATCTCGGACCGCACGGCGAAGAGCTGGGCGATCTTCCAGGCAAAAAAGATGCCCGAAAGCAACACGCCCACCAGGACGCCGATCGCCAGATTGTGGGTGTAAACGACAGTAACCACGGTCGCGAGCATCACGATTGAGGACGAGCGCGGATGGGTGCGCAGGTTCAGAATCGAGGACCACGAGAAGGTGCCGATGGACACCATGATCATGATCGCAACCAGTGCCGCCATGGGGATGCGTGCCACAAGGTCTCCGAGCACCACGATCATGAACAACAGGAACACGCCAGCGGCAAAGCATGAAAGCCGGCCGCGACCGCCTGACTTCACGTTGATGATCGACTGCCCGATCATCGCGCAGCCCGCCATGCCGCCGATAAAGCCCGTCGCCGTATTGGCCAGCCCCTGCCCGATGCACTCCTGATTCTTGTCGGATGGCGTATCGGTGAGGTCGTCAACGATCTGCGCCGTCATCAGCGATTCGAGCAAACCGACCACGGCAACCGCCGCCGAATAGGGCAGGATTATCATGAGTGTGTCGAGGTTTATCGGAATATCCGGAATCAGAAACACAGGCAGCGTCGAGGGCAACTCGCCCATGTCGCCGACCGTGCGCACGTCGAAACCGAGAGCAATCGAAAGCACCGTCAGAACCACGATGCAGACCAGCGGAGAAGGAATGGCCTTGGTCAGCATCGGAAACAGGTAGATGATGCCCAGGCCGGCCGCGACCAGCACGTATGTCAACAGCGGCACACCGGTCAGCTCTGGAATCTGGGCAAGAAATATCAAAATTGCCAGCGCATTCACGAACCCGGTCATCACCGAGCGCGAGACGAATCGCATCAGATTGCCCAGCTTGAACATTCCCATGCCGATCTGCAGGATTCCGGCAAGAACCGTGGCGGCAAGCAGATATTGCAGCCCGTGATCGCGCACCAGCGTGACCATGAGAACGGCAGTCGCCGCGGTCGCCGCCGAGATCATTCCCGGGCGGCCGCCCGCGATGGCGGTCACAACTGCGATTGAAAAGGACGCGTAGAGGCCGATCTTGGGATCGACCCCGGCGATGATTGAAAACGCGATGGCTTCGGGAATGAGCGCGAGCGCAACAACGAGGCCGGCCAGAAGATCGCCGCGCACATTGCCAAACCACTGCGCGCGATAGGCGGTCAATGAGGTCATTAATTTTCCGAATGTCTTGAGAACCAAACCAGCGGAGCAAGGCGCTCCGGTCCAGGCGGGCTGGAAACTTGATTTAGTTGTCCGGCGGATCGGCGGCCGGAAGAGCCACCCGGGGTTTCACCGGGTCCAGGGTTCGTAAGGCTCCGTTTGACCGGAAACGACGCCCGAGCGCAAGGCATTGCTGCCATGCGCTGTGCGCATAGCGTCAGGCGGTGACCTTGAGAACCGAGATATAGGTGCCCACCACCATCATCCCGGTCACAAAACTCCAGCCGAATGCAATAACCGCAGCAAGCATGACGTTGACGGTGGAGGCCCTGCCGCTCGCATCGGCCCGCAGGCCGAGGCGCAACATCATGTACGGGCCGCAGATGAACATGACGAACAGATTGACGAGGCTCTCGAAGGCATTGGCGCCCTCGACGCGAAACTCGGCCACCTTGCGGGCAATCTGCTGGTAGAGATGCGTGCCGGTGCCGGCGACGCTCATGCCCACGGCGATCAGAAACAGCGCCAAAATCAGATGTGTCACGCTTTCCTCCGGCGCCGGACGACGCAGATGGCCGAATTTTTACGATTTATTAAGCATAAGTGCCGCCAAACTGGTTGTCATTGCTCACGCGCATCTATGGTTAATGTGAACAGCCCGTCTGCCACGCGCCAAAACGCCGCCCCTGCCCGCACGGCGGGTGCTGCACTTTACACGGTGGTCGCAATCGGGCTGATCGTTGCCATGGCCGGCCTTGGCGCGGCCTACGGGGTGCGGAACTGGCTTGAGGCGAGCACCGGGCAGCAAACCTCGCCAGAACTTTCGGCAAGTCACATCATCACCATCGGTGCCCAGCGCTACGTGATGCCTGCCGAGCTGCTCACCGACCCGATCCAGAGGCGCGACGGCTTTGCCGAGCGGATGGATTTGAGTTTGGCCCTGCCATTGGGCGAAAACGGGAAGCTGAGCGAAGTCGCGATCACGATCATGCCGCGCGGACGCATGCGCGCCAGCGCAGCGCTGCTCGATAGCGTCTATCTTCATCAGTTTGCATCCGATCAGCTTTCGGGCGTTCCCGGCCTTGTGGGAAAGCCGCTCGAACTCGATGCGGGAACGAACGGTGAAACGGTCTGGTACGATCCGCTCAGCGCCAACCCGTTTGTCGCCAAATGCATGACACCGGTCACCATGACAACGGGAGACAGAACCTGCCTGCGGGTGCTGACCCTTTCAGACCGCAACACAGCCGTCATTGCCTTCGAGCCGGCCGCACTCGACAATTGGCGCAGCTTTGATGCCCGTATCGAAGAGGCGTTGACGCCTCTCCGAAAATAGCGCTCTAGAACTGGTGGAGCTTGGGTCGTCGGCCAACCGTGACGTGGTCGATCTCTTCGATCTTGAAGCCCATGATGATCGAGGGGATCATCATGAACACCAGACAGAAAATCGGCAGCCCGACCACCGTAATCACCTGCTGCAGCGCCGTCAGCCCCAGATCGCCGGCCAGGATGATGAGCATAACGGCCACCATGCCTTCCGCCACGCCCCAGAACACGCGCTGGCGCACTGGTCCGGGTTCAGCCTCACCGGTGCAAAGCATGTCGACGACAAGTGAGGCCGAGTCCGAAGACGTCGCGAAAAAGATCGCGACGACGACGATGGCGATGCCCTGAACGAGCGTGGCCAAGGGGAAATGCTCGAAAAAGGCAAACATCGCCAACGGTACTGAATCGGCGACAGCCCGGCTCAATTCGCCCGCAGCGGGCCCCATCTGTTCGCGCAGCGCCAGCCCGATCCCGTCGATCTCCATGGCCTGCCAGCCAAAGATCGCAAACCAGATCAGGGTGAACAGCGATGGCGCAAGAAGCACGCCGAACACGAACTCGCGGATCGTCCGCCCGCGCGATATGCGCGCCACGAACAGGCCTATGAACGGTGACCAGGTCACGGTCCACGCCCAGTAAAAGACCGTCCAGTCACCCTGCCAGCCCCACGGATCGTTGGTGGGGTTGATATTGGCCAGCATGTCGTTCCAGAACGCCAGGCGGGGCAGATTGTAGAAATAGAGGCCGAACGTTTCGACGATGGCCCGCAACAGGAACAGGGTCGAACCGGTCACCAGAACAAAAACCATGAGCCCAACGGCCATGCCGATATTGAGGTTTGAGAGAAATTTCACCCCTTTGTCGAGCCCGGCAACGATCGAAACCACCGCGACGGCCGTGAGGACGACAAGGATCGCCACGGTCAGGGGAACGTCATCCGCCAGCCCCGTCAGCGCCGCGATGCCCGCCGAAATCTGCGAAGCGCCAAGGCCCAGGGACACTGCCACGCCGAACAGGGTCCCAAGGATCGAGGCGATGTCGATGGCTTTACCGACCGGCCCATAAATGCCGTCCTTGAGCAGCGGATAGAACACCGAACTCACCCGGACGGGAAGATCGTATCGATTGATGAAATAGCCAAAGGCCAGTCCCGGCAGCGTAAAGATCGTCCAGGTGTGCAGGCCCAGATGATAGACCGAGATCGAGATGGCATCCTTGGCCGCCTGTTCGCTGAACGGTTCGACGCCCGCCAGTGGCGGGCTCGAAAAATGGCTGACCGGTTCGGCCACGCCCCAGAACATCAAGACCGTGCCGATGCCGCCGGCAAACAGCATGGTGAACCAGGAAAGGTTGGAATAATCGGGCGTGCTGTCGCGCGGCCCGAGCTTGATATGGCCGTGACGGCTTACGGCTGCCCAGATCAGGAAGCCAAGCCAGACGTTGACGCCAAGGATGAAGAACCATCCAAGATTGGTGACGATCCAGGCCCGTGTCACCTCAAAGAAATTGCCGATCGGTTCGGGAACAACCACCAGCAGCAGGACGAACACAACCGTCAGTCCCGCCGAAACAAAGAAAATAGCCGGATCCGTTCTCAGACCCAGCCGCTCGGCCCAGGCTTCCATAACAGCCTCCCTCTCTTGGCCCACAACAATGTTCCCCCATCGGGGAGCATGCAGAACTAACGGCCGAAATGCAAAAAGGGCTCCCCCGCAGGAGAGCCCTCGCAATTTTTCTATCGATTTTCCCGAAGCCTAGCTGACTTCGTCGAGGTCGATATCGAGAATGGAAATCTGGACCATATAGGACCGCTCGCCCTCATCCTCATCGAGATAGATCAGCCCGATGAACTCATCGCCCAGATACAACTCGACCGAGTCGTCCTGCTTGGGGCGGGGGCGAACATCGATCGAGCGGTTCCCGAACTTGTGTTGCAGGTATTTCTGCAGCTTGATGATTTCTTCGTGCTTCACAAAATATCTCCATTGAGCGCTATCGATCGGCGAAACCGGTGCAACGCCGCCGTGAACGCTATCGAATACAATCGCTTTGAGGTCGGCGCGACTTTAGCCATCGCAGCCCTGAACGCAAGGACGGGGAACACTTTTCCCCGCTGGCCACACCGCTCAATCGCGCGGCACCATGACGATCTGGTCCATGACGGTGGCCGGCTGGTTGCATCCCGCTTCCCCGACCACCTTGGCGGGAACGCCGGCAACCGTGGTGCGGGGGGGCACTTCCTTGAGCACAACCGAACCGGCGGCAACGCGCGAGCAGTCGCCAACCCTGATATTGCCCAGGATCTTGGCCCCGGCCCCGATCAGCACGCCGTTGCCGATCTTGGGATGACGGTCCTGATCGGCCTTTCCGGTCCCGCCAAGCGTTACCGCGTGCAGGATGGAAACATGATCACCGATCACCGCGGTCTCACCCACCACGAACCCGGTGGCGTGATCGAGCATGATGCCCTTGCCGATGCGCGCTGCCGGATTGATGTCGGTCTGAAACACCTGGCTGGACCGGCTCTGCAGATAAAGCGCGAAATCGCGGCGCCCCGTGTTCCACAGCGCATGTGCAAAGCGGTGCGTCTGGATGGCCTGAAAGCCTTTGAAGAACAGAAACGGCTCGACGATCCGGTGGCAGGCCGGATCGCGCTCCAGCGTCGCAGCCAGATCGGCGCGGGCCGAAGCGGTGATTTCGGGATGGCTGTCGAGCATTTCATCGAACGCCTGCCGAATGAGATCGGCGGGAACGTCCGAATGATCGAGCCGCGCCGCCAACCGATGGGCCAGCGCCGATTCGAAGCTCGTATGGTTGAGAACGCTCGAAATCGCCATTTGCGTGAGGAACGGTTCGTCCGCGCAGATGCGCTCGGCCTCGACCGTCATCGCATCCCAGATGGGATCGACGGCCTTGATATTGCCGGGCTTCTTGACGCTCGAGGACATCGCGTTCTCCGCATGCTCGTTTTCTGGTTGCCACATATAGGCGAACCCATTGTCGCAAACAAAGGGTTCTGAGGCAAATTGGTTCACTTTTGCCTTACGCGGGATAAACGCGCGCCAAAAACGCCAGCGCTCCGCGTTTGAACTGCGGATCGCCGGTTGCCCGCATATGGTCGCGCCGTTCGATGATCAGCGCCTCTCCGTGCGGGATAAGATCGGCCAGGGCCTGGGGGTCGCCGCCAACCTCGTCTTCGCTGCCCACCGCGACCAGAACCGGAACCTCGATCCGCCCGACCTGCTCCTGGCTCATTTTCGTGCGTGAGCCGGCCATGCAGGCCGAAAGCGCCTTCAGATCGCTTTTTGTGTGTTCGGCGAAAATGCGGAATTGGCGGCCGGTCTTGTGGGTCACCTCGGCCAGGGTTGGCGCGTTGAGCCCGGCGATGATTTCGTCGCTGTCGAGCATGGGCCGCACCATGTTGCCGCCCAGCCCGCCAAAGATTGCGCAGGCGACTTTTTCCGGGTTCTGGATGCACACGAAAGCGCTGATGCGCGCGCCCATGGAATAGCCGATGAGCGCGGCCTTTTCGAACCCCAGATGATCGATGAGGTTGGCGACGTCGCGTGCCATGTCGGGGGCGCCATAGACCGATGGATCGTAAATCTTTTCCGATGCGCCGTGACCGCGATTGTCCAGCGTGATGACCTGATACCCGGCACCGGTGAGTTCATCGACCCAGCCGGTTGCCACCCAATTAACGTTACCGTTGGAGGCAAAGCCATGGACGGCGACGATGGGCTTTCCCTCACCATGAACCTCATAGGCAAGCGTGAAACCTTCGGATTGGAAAACCGGCATAAGGGATTCTTTCGACTCTGGAATTTCACCCTCTTACCAAGCCCGCGGTGCAGCGCCAACATGCCTCTGGCCATACCCGGCCCAAATCGGTATGGTCCGGCCGATTTCAAACAGCCCAGCCGGATGGTCGCTCTCATGGCACAGCACGGAACTCCTCACTTCCACAATTCCGAAGGTTTGGCCCGCATCGAGATCGGCGCCAAGGAATTCCAGTGCGTCGGCGCAAAGCCGCCCTTCGACCATCCCCATGTGTTTCTCGACATGGGGCACGACACCGAGATCGTCTGCCCCTATTGCTCGACCCTCTATGTCTTCAGCCCCGCCCTGCCCCATGGCGCGGCCAATCCGCCCAGCGCGGTGTTCGAGGTCGAACACGCCTAGAGCCCTATGGGCGCTCGGCGCACAGTCTATATCGCCGGCGCAGGGATCGCCGGGCTGACCCTGGCGCTGGCGCTCGCCAAGTTTGGCCTGCATGTTGTGGTGCTTGAACGAAATGCGTCAATTTCCGAATTCGGCGCCGGGCTCCAGATCAGCGCAAACGCGCGAAAGGTCCTCGATAGTCTGGGGCTTTCCGAAGCGATAGCCGCACGCAGCTTTGCGCCCGAAGGGATCGATATCTTTCCCGACGGAAGGGAAAAGCCGCTCCAGACCCTCACGCTGGGCAAGGCGATAAATGCCCGCTTTGGCGCGCCCTATGCCGTGATGCACAGGGCCGATCTCGTGGACGCGCTCCACGCCGCCGCAAAGCGATTCGCCAATATCGATATCGTCTTTTCCGTCGCCGATTTTGCTTTGGAGCGTTCAGGCAACGGGCTGACGGTCAGCGCACAAGAGCCCGATGGCAAGATACGCAAGGCAAAGCCATTCGCGTTCGTCGGCGCCGATGGCGTGCGCTCGGCGACCCGAACGCGCTATCTGGGTGGGCCGGCCGCCCGATATACGGGAAAAGTCGCGTGGCGCGCGCTGGTGGCTCCCGAAGCGCTTTCGGATGTCCTCGATCTCGAGCGCACCAGCCTGCTGCTCAACCCCCGTTTTCATCTTGTGGTCTATCCCCTGCCACACCGAAACGCCGCCAATCTGGCGCTGTTTACGCAGGAAAAGGAGAACGATCTTTCCGTTCTCGACCAGCGTTCGCCGCGGCTAAAATCCAGCAAGGACAGGCGCCTGACCCGTATTCTGGACTCAGTGGGCGAAGGCTGGACGCCCTGGGTACTCTCGAGCGTGGAAACACCACTCTGGCACGATGGCCCCATCGGGCTG carries:
- a CDS encoding zinc-finger domain-containing protein is translated as MAQHGTPHFHNSEGLARIEIGAKEFQCVGAKPPFDHPHVFLDMGHDTEIVCPYCSTLYVFSPALPHGAANPPSAVFEVEHA
- the cysE gene encoding serine O-acetyltransferase — encoded protein: MSSSVKKPGNIKAVDPIWDAMTVEAERICADEPFLTQMAISSVLNHTSFESALAHRLAARLDHSDVPADLIRQAFDEMLDSHPEITASARADLAATLERDPACHRIVEPFLFFKGFQAIQTHRFAHALWNTGRRDFALYLQSRSSQVFQTDINPAARIGKGIMLDHATGFVVGETAVIGDHVSILHAVTLGGTGKADQDRHPKIGNGVLIGAGAKILGNIRVGDCSRVAAGSVVLKEVPPRTTVAGVPAKVVGEAGCNQPATVMDQIVMVPRD
- a CDS encoding SulP family inorganic anion transporter, with product MTSLTAYRAQWFGNVRGDLLAGLVVALALIPEAIAFSIIAGVDPKIGLYASFSIAVVTAIAGGRPGMISAATAATAVLMVTLVRDHGLQYLLAATVLAGILQIGMGMFKLGNLMRFVSRSVMTGFVNALAILIFLAQIPELTGVPLLTYVLVAAGLGIIYLFPMLTKAIPSPLVCIVVLTVLSIALGFDVRTVGDMGELPSTLPVFLIPDIPINLDTLMIILPYSAAVAVVGLLESLMTAQIVDDLTDTPSDKNQECIGQGLANTATGFIGGMAGCAMIGQSIINVKSGGRGRLSCFAAGVFLLFMIVVLGDLVARIPMAALVAIMIMVSIGTFSWSSILNLRTHPRSSSIVMLATVVTVVYTHNLAIGVLVGVLLSGIFFAWKIAQLFAVRSEISEDGRHRTYVIEGQLFFASADDFMAAFNFKEVLETVTIDVSRAHIWDISSVAALDMAVLKFRREGATVEIVGLNEASETIVDKLAVHDKPGAIDKLMAH
- a CDS encoding universal stress protein, which produces MGNKLIALVDGSIYSKSVCENAAWLARRAGKPVEVLHVLGRRDVPVTDLSGSIALGARSALLADLAELDERRAKLSQQKGRAILEDAQAILNQGGAPAVTTRLMNGDIVETLGDLEADAELLVIGKRGEGADFAKMHLGSNLERVSRSSKRPVFVAARSFADIGSVLVAFDGGPSAMKAVDYVASSPIFAGLSIRLLTVGNESGEAWAKLESAKAKLIAAGLEVTADIQAGQPETVIAQVVEQGGVDLLVMGAYGHSRIRSLFIGSTTSEMIRSCKIPVLLFR
- a CDS encoding amino acid ABC transporter ATP-binding protein — encoded protein: MSLITITDVKKRFGDNEVLKGISLDIERGEVVAIIGKSGSGKSTLLRCINGLEQINDGAITVGGEQLLPGEAALKALRLKIGMIFQSFNLFPHLTAGRNVVLSQTVVKKTPRAEAEEVARQMLDRVGLLHKYDAYPDELSGGQQQRVAIARALAMQPLGLLCDEITSALDPELVNEVLAVVKELAAEGMTLVMVTHEMRFARDVCDRVVFMHQGLVHEMGPPNDVFSAPKTSELKQFLGML
- a CDS encoding amino acid ABC transporter permease; the protein is MIEFTLWDILRNLLLAARWTILLSLVSFIGGGIVGPLVMFMRISANRAVSTLARGYIELFQGTPLLMQLFLAFFGLALLGYTIPAWAAAGVALVLWTASFLAEIWRGCVEAIAKGQWEASASLGMGRIEQLRHVILPQATRIAIPPTVGFSVQVVKGTALTSIIGFVELTKAGTAVTNATFQPFLVYGLVALIYFALCWPLSKSSQILERKFNVAHNHH
- a CDS encoding transglutaminase-like cysteine peptidase: MKNKSILISGLVALIASIGTAAPTLAQDGRLELAYAEVSAGTTSIPVGHMEFCQKRPYECQPMAAAAPAALNDNLWRQLQDVNNHYNTTITAVSDDELYGTEEFWTYPTSGYGDCEDFVLAKRAALIEGGWNPANLLISVVKQPNGEGHAVLMVRTDRGDLVLDNQEGLIKLWTDTPYAYIKRQSQAHAGQWVDILDGRDEIVTATATAGH
- a CDS encoding FAD-dependent monooxygenase; its protein translation is MGARRTVYIAGAGIAGLTLALALAKFGLHVVVLERNASISEFGAGLQISANARKVLDSLGLSEAIAARSFAPEGIDIFPDGREKPLQTLTLGKAINARFGAPYAVMHRADLVDALHAAAKRFANIDIVFSVADFALERSGNGLTVSAQEPDGKIRKAKPFAFVGADGVRSATRTRYLGGPAARYTGKVAWRALVAPEALSDVLDLERTSLLLNPRFHLVVYPLPHRNAANLALFTQEKENDLSVLDQRSPRLKSSKDRRLTRILDSVGEGWTPWVLSSVETPLWHDGPIGLIGDAAHAMLPFQAQGAAMGIEDAAVLAPLLAASPTAEHAFSRFASLRQDRVKRVQQVSARNGRIFHMGFPFSVARNAIIRAEGPQGHFRRLDWLYGYDAIQSGES
- a CDS encoding DUF6949 family protein, producing the protein MTHLILALFLIAVGMSVAGTGTHLYQQIARKVAEFRVEGANAFESLVNLFVMFICGPYMMLRLGLRADASGRASTVNVMLAAVIAFGWSFVTGMMVVGTYISVLKVTA
- a CDS encoding BCCT family transporter, whose translation is MEAWAERLGLRTDPAIFFVSAGLTVVFVLLLVVVPEPIGNFFEVTRAWIVTNLGWFFILGVNVWLGFLIWAAVSRHGHIKLGPRDSTPDYSNLSWFTMLFAGGIGTVLMFWGVAEPVSHFSSPPLAGVEPFSEQAAKDAISISVYHLGLHTWTIFTLPGLAFGYFINRYDLPVRVSSVFYPLLKDGIYGPVGKAIDIASILGTLFGVAVSLGLGASQISAGIAALTGLADDVPLTVAILVVLTAVAVVSIVAGLDKGVKFLSNLNIGMAVGLMVFVLVTGSTLFLLRAIVETFGLYFYNLPRLAFWNDMLANINPTNDPWGWQGDWTVFYWAWTVTWSPFIGLFVARISRGRTIREFVFGVLLAPSLFTLIWFAIFGWQAMEIDGIGLALREQMGPAAGELSRAVADSVPLAMFAFFEHFPLATLVQGIAIVVVAIFFATSSDSASLVVDMLCTGEAEPGPVRQRVFWGVAEGMVAVMLIILAGDLGLTALQQVITVVGLPIFCLVFMMIPSIIMGFKIEEIDHVTVGRRPKLHQF
- a CDS encoding DUF3126 family protein; its protein translation is MKHEEIIKLQKYLQHKFGNRSIDVRPRPKQDDSVELYLGDEFIGLIYLDEDEGERSYMVQISILDIDLDEVS
- a CDS encoding TraR/DksA family transcriptional regulator — its product is MTEPDSAELERRFRPRLEADLADLAAQLERSADERGPVELDQQSVGRLSRMDAMQRQAMARAVQERLKLQKVRTEQALLRMGDGEFGYCVDCGEFIGEKRLAVDPATPKCVHCA
- a CDS encoding alpha/beta fold hydrolase, translated to MPVFQSEGFTLAYEVHGEGKPIVAVHGFASNGNVNWVATGWVDELTGAGYQVITLDNRGHGASEKIYDPSVYGAPDMARDVANLIDHLGFEKAALIGYSMGARISAFVCIQNPEKVACAIFGGLGGNMVRPMLDSDEIIAGLNAPTLAEVTHKTGRQFRIFAEHTKSDLKALSACMAGSRTKMSQEQVGRIEVPVLVAVGSEDEVGGDPQALADLIPHGEALIIERRDHMRATGDPQFKRGALAFLARVYPA